Proteins encoded together in one Lathyrus oleraceus cultivar Zhongwan6 chromosome 5, CAAS_Psat_ZW6_1.0, whole genome shotgun sequence window:
- the LOC127082231 gene encoding threonine synthase, chloroplastic, whose translation TAALSAYCASAGIPSIVFLPANRISIAQLVQPIANGAFVLSIDTDFDGCMQLIREVTAELPIYLANSLNSLRLEGQKTAAIEILQQFDWQVPDWVIVPGGNLGNIYAFYKGFQMCKELGLVDRIPRLVCAQAANANPLYLYFKSGWKEFKPVRAQTTFASAIQIGDPVSIDRAVHALKNCNGIVEEATEEELMDAMAQADSTGMFTCPHTGVALTALFKLRNSGVIKPTDRTVVVSTAHGLKFTQSKIDYHSKNIKDLACQFANPPMQVKADFGSVMDVLSKYLQSKAPKYH comes from the coding sequence ACCGCTGCTTTGTCTGCTTATTGTGCATCTGCTGGAATTCCTTCCATTGTTTTCCTGCCTGCTAATAGAATCTCTATTGCTCAACTGGTTCAGCCGATTGCGAATGGAGCGTTTGTTCTTAGCATTGATACTGATTTTGATGGGTGTATGCAGTTGATTCGTGAAGTAACTGCTGAATTGCCTATTTATTTGGCTAATTCTCTGAACAGTTTGAGGCTTGAAGGACAGAAAACTGCTGCTATTGAGATTTTGCAGCAGTTTGATTGGCAGGTACCTGATTGGGTTATTGTACCTGGTGGGAATCTTGGGAATATTTATGCTTTTTATAAAGGGTTTCAGATGTGTAAAGAGTTAGGTCTTGTGGATAGAATTCCAAGGCTTGTTTGTGCTCAAGCTGCAAATGCAAATCCTTTGTATTTGTATTTTAAGTCGGGTTGGAAAGAGTTTAAGCCAGTTAGGGCACAGACAACTTTTGCATCTGCTATTCAGATTGGGGATCCTGTTTCTATTGATAGAGCTGTTCATGCTTTGAAGAACTGTAATGGTATCGTTGAGGAGGCTACTGAGGAAGAATTGATGGATGCTATGGCTCAGGCTGATTCGACTGGAATGTTTACTTGCCCTCACACTGGTGTTGCTTTGACTGCTTTGTTTAAGCTCAGGAATAGTGGTGTTATTAAGCCTACTGATAGGACTGTTGTTGTGAGCACTGCACATGGGTTGAAGTTTACTCAGTCCAAAATTGATTACCATTCAAAGAATATCAAAGACCTGGCTTGCCAATTTGCCAATCCTCCAATGCAGGTCAAGGCTGATTTTGGATCTGTTATGGATGTTTTGTCCAAGTATTTGCAGAGCAAGGCACCCAAGTATCATTAG
- the LOC127083311 gene encoding uncharacterized protein LOC127083311, whose product MGGSKASSTSEVGNGLPRCGCNETMKLFVSKSIENPGRKFWKCRNYMNGCGLFLWDDLVSEFAVKETNPSGCRQCEVNKAYLIEFAKEIVEEIDCRVGKLNKLEKLKKKIAMEKRKNLWLMFVIGLSWMLIAAMVKLV is encoded by the exons ATGGGTGGCAGCAAGGCATCTTCCACGAGTGAAGTTGGAAACGGCTTACCAAGATGTGGATGCAATGAAACCATGAAGTTGTTCGTCTCCAAGTCAATTGAAAACCCCGGTCGCAAATTTTGGAAATGCAGGAATTATATG AATGGGTGCGGTTTATTTTTGTGGGATGATTTGGTCAGTGAGTTTGCAGTGAAAGAAACCAATCCGTCCGGATGCCGCCAATGTGAAGTCAACAAGGcttatttgattgaatttgcTAAAGAGATTGTTGAGGAGATAGATTGCAGAGTCGGAAAGCTTAACAAGTTAGAAAAACTGAAGAAAAAGATTGCAATGGAAAAGAGGAAAAATTTATGGTTAATGTTTGTAATTGGTCTGTCATGGATGTTGATAGCAGCTATGGTTAAGTTAGTCTAA